The segment TTGCTCAATAATGGCAAGATGGCGCTTCTCTATACTGCCAAGAAGTTCTTCCCGCTGGGTAGAATCTAACTGGCTTGCTGAAAGGGCTACTAAGTCGTTGGTGGTGCCGGAAGTCGCACTAATTACAATAAGCCGGCGGTCCGGATCAGACGCAACGATTTTGGCACTGCGCTGCATGGCATCGAACGTGCCTACACTGGTGCCTCCGAATTTGGATACAATCATTAATTCTAGAAAGTTTATTGATGAATGAGTGAGCGCAGAAAATAAAGACTCTTTACCCCAATCCCCTATAGAAAAGCTCTATTTAACCATTTTTTTACGGTTTTTAAGGGATGAATGAGTACATGCCTCATTCCCAAGAATTTTGTATCCTCACTCGACATTAAATTCAGAACAAATTTTACTTCATGGATTCAGCACTAATCACCAGCGATGCGGTTACCTTTGGACTATTGATGGCTATACTGGCCGGAATTTTCATTACCTCTCACAGTGATAATCCCAAATGGCAGAAATTCTACAAGTTTGTGCCTTCGCTGCTCTTGTGCTACTTCATCCCTTCGCTGCTGACTACTTTTGGGGTAGTTTCTGAAGCCGATTCCAATCTCTATTATGTAGCTTCCCGATATCTACTGCCGGCAAGTTTGGTACTGCTCACCCTGAGTATAGATCTCAAAGGAATTATGAACCTTGGGCCAAAAGCAGTCATTATGTTTTTGGCTGGAACCGGAAGTATCATGATTGGCGGCCCCATTGCCCTGCTTATTGTGGGAACCATCAGTCCTGAAATTGTAGGCGGAACCGGGCCTGATGCCGTTTGGCGCGGACTTGCAACCGTGGCCGGAAGCTGGATTGGCGGCGGGGCGAACCAAACCGCCATGCTGGAAGTGTTTGAGCCGAGTACCGATCTTTTCGGCGCTATGGTTACGGTGGATATCATCGTAGCCAACATCTGGATGGCTTTTCTGCTCTACGGTGCCGGCATATCCGAGCAGGTGGATAAGTGGTTTAAAGCCGATGCTTCTGCTATCGATGAACTGAAACACAACATCGCTGAATATCAGGCCAACATTGCCCGGGTTCCAACCCTGGTGGATTTCACTAAAATAATTGCAGTGGCTTTCGTGATCGTGGCTCTTGGCCACCTTGCAGGTGACACCATCGCTCCTTGGATTGATGAAAATGCACCGGCTCTGGCTGATTTAAGCCTGAACTCTTCCTTCTTTTGGATTGTAGTAGTAGCTACTACCGGCGGACTTATCCTGTCGTTTACCAAAGTTCGAAATCTTGAAGGTGCGGGAGCTTCTAAACTGGGAAGCCTGTTTCTGTACATCCTGGTAATGACCATCGGGATGAAAATGAACATTGCATCCATGCTGGATGCACCCGGTTTCTTTGTAATCGGTGCCGTGTGGATCCTGATCCACGTAGCCGTATTGTTGACGGTTGGAAAGCTCATTAAAGCGCCTTTCTTCTTTGTTGCCGTTGGAAGTCAGGCTAACGTAGGGGGAGCAGCATCCGCTCCTATTGTAGCTTCGGCCTTCCATTCAGCGTTAGCCCCGGTTGGTGTATTACTCGCCGTTCTGGGTTATGCTTTAGGTACCTATGGAGCTTACTTGTGTGCCATTATGATGCAGGCTATTGCGGGAATGTGATTCAGGAATTTCAGGACTGAACCTGGATTAGAAGTCCTTCTCCTTAATAAGAAGAAGACAGAAGAGGTCCGTTTTTGTTGATATACGCCGAATCGATCCTGTCCCAGAGTATGTAAATCTGATACACCACCGCACAAGTGGACACTTGCCCTATTGCGGGCTATTGCAGTTGAATGAGGTGGGAGGTTTTGGAAGGCTAATTCCAGGTTTTCTAATCCATAATAATCCGCTTCATCCGTGTTCGGTTTGGTAGTTTGAACAAGAAAGAATTCCTTTCAAAATTCAAGATAAGCTTTACTCTTCTTCGTATCTTTAGAGCTAATATTAATCCGACTAAATACCCTGTTTCTTGAAGAGAGCACTTAAGTTCCTGTTCACCTTTCTGGCTGCGGCCGCCTTAGTATTTGCTTTGGTCATAGGCCTCAATTATTCCGGCTTTGAAACCCTTTTTGAAAACGAAGAAGGAATGGCTGAAGGCAGCCAGTATATCGAGAATACCTACTCCCTTGCCGGTTTGGCAGAGTTTATAGGCGAGCATCCGGAGTGGGTTTCCATTACTTCATACAATGTTAACGACCCCGATTCCGGGATTTTTTATCAGGAGGATATTCCCCGCGCCCTTGGTGCCACCTCGAACCTGTTCCTGCTAATGGAATACGAACGGCAGGTTGCTGAAGGACTTCTGGATCCTGATGAAACCATAAGCCTGAAAGAAATTGAGAAATTTGCCCTGCCCGAGATCAGTGAGAACAATCACAATAAGCTAATTGAAGAATTTGAAGGCGGTACGGCCCCACTTGATGATGTGGTTCTGGCCATGCTCCAAAACAGCGACCTGGTTTCAGCGGATTATCTTTGGTTCCGACTCGGTGAAGAAAATATCAGAACCCTGATTGACACAGTAGGAATGCCTGAAACGACGCTGCCTCTTCCCTTCAGTGGTATGTATATGCGCATCAACCCGTCTCTGAATGATACAGCAGCATTGAGCAGCATGAGCTTTTCAGATTTTGCTGAACAATCCATTTCTGAAGCTAAAAAATTAAGGGATGATGAAGAATATAATCAGCAGGTGAAAAATCAGTTTAATGATGACCGGCTTTCTCTCACCTTTATGCAGGAACGGGATGCACTGGCATACTTTCCGCAGGCTACCACCAGGCAACTGGCGGATTTGATGACCCGACTCATAGAGAACCGGGTTCTATCTGAAGAAGTGTCTGAAGCCGTTAAAGAGAAACTCCGCTGGCCGATGGGGTCCGAACCTATTTCCCGCAGTTTCGAAGACTATGGCGCTATTTACGACAACCGGATGGGTCTGCTGGGAGGTATCGATTTTGGAACCTCAATTTATGATGGGCACACCTCGGTACAAGCGGTATTTTTTGATCAGCTTCCTGTTGGGTTCTGGGTGCATATGAGCGCCAACCACATGCAGGAAGATTACCAGCAAAGGCTGATTTGGGACCCTGCTCTCTACGAAACTACACAAAATGAAATGGCCGCAAACGATGAATAATTACCGACTCCTGTACTTCTTTTGGGCTGTTCCGGCTTATCTTTTATTTCTGGTTATTCAGCAAGGGCTGGTTTACCAAAGCTCCATTGATACCTATGAAAATGGAACCACCTATCTTGCCGAAGTCACTGACTTTGATATCAAACAGATTGCGGCTCAAAGTAATGGGTATGTTGATATTCGCTTCGAAACCGAGGATGAGTTGATTGAGCGGCGGCTTTCTCTGTCTGTACAAATGGCGCAGGAACTCATGAAGACCAATAACATCCCTATCCGTTATCAAAAAGGAGCCTTCCAGGAAATTGTGCTTTATCCCACTTTCAATATTCAAAAAAGCACATCACTTTTTAATATGAGTGTTGCATTCATCGGTTTGGTAGTGACGGTTATTTCCGGTTTTTTTGTAAACCGATATGTGCGCAGAAAAGTCGCAGACGAAAATGATGAGAAATTTGAAATCGAACGGGTAGATTAATGAATACCGGCACGCTTTATCTGATCCCTTCCACCTTAGGCAAAACTCCGGGAAACAATACCATCCCAGAGTACACGCTGGAGGTCTTAAGAAAACTCGATGTATTGATGGTGGAAAACCTGAAAACCGCCACTTCTTTCCTTCAATGGGTTGGAGATACCGTTCCGGAGTACGAGATAGATTTCTATCCCCTCAATAAAAACACACCCGAACAAGAAATACACTCGTTTCTAAAACCTCTGCTCAATGGCCGGGATGCCGGAATTCTTTCCGAAGCCGGAGCACCCGGAGTTGCTGACCCCGGAGCGCGATTGGTGAAACTGGCACATCAGTATCAGATAAATGTGGTTCCTCTTGTGGGGCCTTCTTCTATCCTGCTTGCCCTTATGGCTTCGGGATTCAACGGCCAGCAATTCTCCTTTCACGGTTACCTGCCAATGGATCAGAAAAAAAGGAAGTCGATGATTACCCAGCTGGAAGGTGAATCCAGGCGGCACGACCGCACCCAGATTTTTATGGAAGCTCCTTACCGAAATAACGAGCTTCTTAAAGATGCTATTTCCGTTTGTTCACCGGCCACCCGGCTTTGCACTGCCACTGATATCACACTTCCTTCGGAGGAAATTATTTCGAAGCATATTTCTGAGTGGGAATCTATGAAGCTACCGGATCTGGATAAGCGGCCAACTATCTTTTTGCTTTACGCTAAAGAATAAAATAAAAGCTCCAACGAATTTCGATGGAGCTTTTAATAATGATTGCTACTGTTCGTTTTCCGGTTAATGAGCTCCGGCTTCATTTAATAAATTTACAACGCCATCATGGTGATGCGTTATAGCTTGGTCTTTAGCTGACCATCCGCGGTCATCGTGAACATCCACATCTCCGCTGTTCTCAATTAATAATTGTACAATATCATAATGTCCGTTCGTCGAAGCCCAATACAAAGCCGACGTTCCCCTGTTGTCACGGTGATCGATTTCAGCACCGTTCTTAATTAAAAGCTCAACTATATTCATATGCCCGTGCTTGGCGGCTTTCAACAGGGCGGTTCGTTCATGGTTGTCTTTAGTGTTCACGTTTATACCATCTTGAAGAAGTGATTGGATGGTTTTAATATCGCCGCTTTCTGCGGCATCGAGAAATGCTGTCTCTTCATTCATAACGTATCCTCCTCTTATGAGAGTTTTAGATTGGCTCCTGAATTGTAATTTCCAGGTAGTCAAATGTCAAATTAGAAATACGGTACAAATTTAAAGATTGGATGAATTACCGCTTTATCAGGAAAGAAAAAAACCCGATATCTGTTTTGAGGGCTAATATGTTGAAAAAGCTACTTTTCTAAAGGTTTCGCTCTCGTTATTAAGATATCGGGCTTATAAAAAGCTACTTAACACAGTATTAAGACGAAGAAAATTCCTAATAGTTTCTTTTTTTCTGTTAAATAATTGTAATGCTACTTAAAACAACTTCAGTTGTGTGCCTGTGCTTTTTTTAAAATGATCTGTGGAGAGATATCGTTTCTTCTCATTGAGCCCCAACCTTTTAGTCTGCACTTTAAACAGATCGGAAATTTGTTTTGAAAAATTCCCCTTCCCTTTCATTCGTTCTTTCCATTCATAGCTGTTTAGTTTTCCATCGCGAATATCCAAAATCTTGCGCA is part of the Gracilimonas sediminicola genome and harbors:
- a CDS encoding SAM-dependent methyltransferase, with product MNTGTLYLIPSTLGKTPGNNTIPEYTLEVLRKLDVLMVENLKTATSFLQWVGDTVPEYEIDFYPLNKNTPEQEIHSFLKPLLNGRDAGILSEAGAPGVADPGARLVKLAHQYQINVVPLVGPSSILLALMASGFNGQQFSFHGYLPMDQKKRKSMITQLEGESRRHDRTQIFMEAPYRNNELLKDAISVCSPATRLCTATDITLPSEEIISKHISEWESMKLPDLDKRPTIFLLYAKE
- a CDS encoding serine hydrolase, translating into MKRALKFLFTFLAAAALVFALVIGLNYSGFETLFENEEGMAEGSQYIENTYSLAGLAEFIGEHPEWVSITSYNVNDPDSGIFYQEDIPRALGATSNLFLLMEYERQVAEGLLDPDETISLKEIEKFALPEISENNHNKLIEEFEGGTAPLDDVVLAMLQNSDLVSADYLWFRLGEENIRTLIDTVGMPETTLPLPFSGMYMRINPSLNDTAALSSMSFSDFAEQSISEAKKLRDDEEYNQQVKNQFNDDRLSLTFMQERDALAYFPQATTRQLADLMTRLIENRVLSEEVSEAVKEKLRWPMGSEPISRSFEDYGAIYDNRMGLLGGIDFGTSIYDGHTSVQAVFFDQLPVGFWVHMSANHMQEDYQQRLIWDPALYETTQNEMAANDE
- a CDS encoding DUF819 domain-containing protein is translated as MDSALITSDAVTFGLLMAILAGIFITSHSDNPKWQKFYKFVPSLLLCYFIPSLLTTFGVVSEADSNLYYVASRYLLPASLVLLTLSIDLKGIMNLGPKAVIMFLAGTGSIMIGGPIALLIVGTISPEIVGGTGPDAVWRGLATVAGSWIGGGANQTAMLEVFEPSTDLFGAMVTVDIIVANIWMAFLLYGAGISEQVDKWFKADASAIDELKHNIAEYQANIARVPTLVDFTKIIAVAFVIVALGHLAGDTIAPWIDENAPALADLSLNSSFFWIVVVATTGGLILSFTKVRNLEGAGASKLGSLFLYILVMTIGMKMNIASMLDAPGFFVIGAVWILIHVAVLLTVGKLIKAPFFFVAVGSQANVGGAASAPIVASAFHSALAPVGVLLAVLGYALGTYGAYLCAIMMQAIAGM
- a CDS encoding ankyrin repeat domain-containing protein, whose amino-acid sequence is MTTWKLQFRSQSKTLIRGGYVMNEETAFLDAAESGDIKTIQSLLQDGINVNTKDNHERTALLKAAKHGHMNIVELLIKNGAEIDHRDNRGTSALYWASTNGHYDIVQLLIENSGDVDVHDDRGWSAKDQAITHHHDGVVNLLNEAGAH